The following coding sequences lie in one Chelmon rostratus isolate fCheRos1 chromosome 2, fCheRos1.pri, whole genome shotgun sequence genomic window:
- the LOC121618599 gene encoding aminoacylase-1-like: protein MLPDKDGPGVGGGQSSPEGEDPSVSLFREYLRLKTVHPDPDYDAALRFLDRMADELGLPMKKIEVCPGRVVSIMTWEGTNPTLKSILLNSHTDVVPVFQEHWKYDAFSAFKDAEGNIYARGSQDMKCVTIQYIQAVRRLKAEGRKLMRTVHLMFVPDEEVGGHKGMETFVKHPEFQKLNIGFALDEGLANPGEAFTVFYGERNPWWITVHCPGSPGHGSRFVENTAAEKLRQVMNSFLDFREKEKLRLNTSECFTLGDVTTVNMTMVKGGVAYNVIPAEMDVSFDLRIPPTVNLQEFESQIKEWCKEAGEDVTYEFAQKHMNQNVTSTEENDPWWSAFSVTCKAMNMTVEKEIFPAATDSRFIRAVGIPAIGFSPMNRTPILLHDHNEYLNEQVFLKGISVFERLISALASVPACSDEA, encoded by the exons ATGCTGCCTGATAAAGATGGTCCAGGCGTCGGAGGCGGACAGAGCTCTCCTGAGGGGGAGGACCCCTCTGTGAGTCTGTTCAGAGAGTACCTCCGCCTCAAAACCGTCCACCCAGACCCTGACTATG ATGCTGCTCTTCGGTTCCTGGACAGAATGGCTGATGAGCTTGGGCTACCCATGAAAAAGATTGAG GTTTGTCCAGGCAGAGTTGTGTCGATCATGACATGGGAAGGGACGAACCCAACCTTAAAATCCATCTTACTCAATTCCCATACAGATGTTGTACCTGTTTTCCAG GAACATTGGAAATACGATGCTTTCAGTGCTTTCAAAGATGCAGAGGGCAACATTTATGCCCGGGGATCACAGGACATGAAATGTGTAACTATACA GTACATCCAGGCAGTTAGAAGACTGAAGGCTGAGGGACGGAAACTGATGCGCACTGTGCACTTAATGTTTGTTCCCG ATGAAGAAGTTGGAGGTCACAAGGGAATGGAAACATTTGTGAAGCATCCAGAGTTCCAAAAATTAAACATTGGCTTTGCACTTGATGAAG GTCTGGCCAACCCTGGCGAGGccttcactgtgttttatggaGAGAGGAACCCCTGGT GGATTACAGTCCACTGCCCAGGCAGTCCAGGTCATGGCTCTAGGTTTGTGGAGAACACAGCTGCTGAGAAACTG CGCCAAGTCATGAACTCCTTCCTGGACttcagagagaaggagaaactCAG GCTAAATACCAGTGAGTGTTTCACGCTTGGTGATGTCACCACAGTGAACATGACCATGGTCAAAGGTGGCGTGGCCTACAACGTCATCCCAGCTGAAATGGACGTCAGCTTTGACCTGAGAATACCACCTACAGTGAATCTGCAG GAGTTTGAAAGCCAGATCAAAGAGTGGTGCAAAGAAGCAGGAGAAGATGTCACCTATGAATTTGCTCAG AAACATATGAACCAGAATGTGACTTCGACGGAGGAGAATGATCCTTGGTGGAGCGCCTTCAGCGTCACCTGCAAGGCAAT GAATATGACTGTGGAGAAGGAGATATTTCCAGCTGCCACAGATAGCCGTTTCATCCGAGCT GTGGGTATCCCCGCTATCGGCTTTTCTCCAATGAACCGGACGCCAATCCTGCTGCACGATCACAACGAGTATCTGAATGAGCAGGTCTTCCTGAAAGGCATCAGCGTGTTCGAGAGGCTCATCTCAGCTCTTGCCAGCGTTCCTGCCTGTTCTGATGAGGCTTAG
- the abhd14a gene encoding protein ABHD14A isoform X2, whose amino-acid sequence MNFLRNRLVVLGLVLLATLLLYLLLPSIRQGSMEPSLESQRMGLMTTPPPPLPTINVSIRTGQLPGDPPLFFREALPVDGAGRQILPRLQVVLLHGQAFTSKTWEELGTMALLATNGYQALAMDLPGYGKSPDSEALKTDQNRVDLLSRFMESLGVRAAVLLSPSMSGHYSIPFLMKNSAQLHGFIPIAPVGTRSYTPQQYQNIQTPTLIVFGALDTNLGAQSHKNLIQLPHHFVLKLEGARHACYMDKPREFHQGLIDFLSKLK is encoded by the exons ATGAATTTCTTGCGTAATCGTCTTGTTGTTCTGGGCCTGGTGTTGCTGGCCACGTTACTGCTATACCTGCTGCTGCCGTCCATTCGCCAGGGCAGCATGGAGCCATCTCTTGAAAGTCAAAGAATGGGGCTGATgaccacccctcctcctccgcttccAACCATCAACGTGTCCATTCGCACCGGACAGCTGCCCGGGGACCCTCCGCTGTTCTTCAGAGAAGCTTTACCTGTTGATGGAGCTGGACGACAAATATTGCCCAG GCTGCAAGTGGTCCTTCTGCATGGCCAGGCCTTCACATCCAAAACATGGGAAGAACTCGGCACAATGGCCCTTCTGGCAACTAATGGATATCAGGCCTTAGCGATGGACCTGCCAG GGTATGGAAAATCGCCAGACTCAGAGGCTCTGAAGACGGACCAGAATCGGGTGGACCTCCTTTCGAGGTTCATGGAGTCTTTGGGTGTCAGGGCAGCCGTGCTTTTGAGCCCCTCCATGAGTGGACATTACTCCATCCCCTTCCTCATGAAGAACAGCGCTCAGCTACATGGCTTTATCCCCATAGCACCAGTTGGTACCCGAAGTTACACTCCACAGCAATACCAAAATATTCAG ACTCCCACTCTGATTGTGTTTGGAGCCCTGGACACAAATCTGGGTGCCCAGTCCCACAAGAACCTCATACAACTTCCACATCACTTTGTGCTGAAGTTGGAAGGAGCTCGCCATGCCTGCTACATGGACAAACCCAGAGAATTTCACCAAGGGTTGATCGACTTCCTCAGCAAACTCAAGTGA
- the abhd14a gene encoding protein ABHD14A isoform X3: MEPSLESQRMGLMTTPPPPLPTINVSIRTGQLPGDPPLFFREALPVDGAGRQILPRLQVVLLHGQAFTSKTWEELGTMALLATNGYQALAMDLPGYGKSPDSEALKTDQNRVDLLSRFMESLGVRAAVLLSPSMSGHYSIPFLMKNSAQLHGFIPIAPVGTRSYTPQQYQNIQTPTLIVFGALDTNLGAQSHKNLIQLPHHFVLKLEGARHACYMDKPREFHQGLIDFLSKLK, translated from the exons ATGGAGCCATCTCTTGAAAGTCAAAGAATGGGGCTGATgaccacccctcctcctccgcttccAACCATCAACGTGTCCATTCGCACCGGACAGCTGCCCGGGGACCCTCCGCTGTTCTTCAGAGAAGCTTTACCTGTTGATGGAGCTGGACGACAAATATTGCCCAG GCTGCAAGTGGTCCTTCTGCATGGCCAGGCCTTCACATCCAAAACATGGGAAGAACTCGGCACAATGGCCCTTCTGGCAACTAATGGATATCAGGCCTTAGCGATGGACCTGCCAG GGTATGGAAAATCGCCAGACTCAGAGGCTCTGAAGACGGACCAGAATCGGGTGGACCTCCTTTCGAGGTTCATGGAGTCTTTGGGTGTCAGGGCAGCCGTGCTTTTGAGCCCCTCCATGAGTGGACATTACTCCATCCCCTTCCTCATGAAGAACAGCGCTCAGCTACATGGCTTTATCCCCATAGCACCAGTTGGTACCCGAAGTTACACTCCACAGCAATACCAAAATATTCAG ACTCCCACTCTGATTGTGTTTGGAGCCCTGGACACAAATCTGGGTGCCCAGTCCCACAAGAACCTCATACAACTTCCACATCACTTTGTGCTGAAGTTGGAAGGAGCTCGCCATGCCTGCTACATGGACAAACCCAGAGAATTTCACCAAGGGTTGATCGACTTCCTCAGCAAACTCAAGTGA
- the abhd14a gene encoding protein ABHD14A isoform X1, whose product MTIVHLDEMNFLRNRLVVLGLVLLATLLLYLLLPSIRQGSMEPSLESQRMGLMTTPPPPLPTINVSIRTGQLPGDPPLFFREALPVDGAGRQILPRLQVVLLHGQAFTSKTWEELGTMALLATNGYQALAMDLPGYGKSPDSEALKTDQNRVDLLSRFMESLGVRAAVLLSPSMSGHYSIPFLMKNSAQLHGFIPIAPVGTRSYTPQQYQNIQTPTLIVFGALDTNLGAQSHKNLIQLPHHFVLKLEGARHACYMDKPREFHQGLIDFLSKLK is encoded by the exons ATTGTTCATCTTGACGAAATGAATTTCTTGCGTAATCGTCTTGTTGTTCTGGGCCTGGTGTTGCTGGCCACGTTACTGCTATACCTGCTGCTGCCGTCCATTCGCCAGGGCAGCATGGAGCCATCTCTTGAAAGTCAAAGAATGGGGCTGATgaccacccctcctcctccgcttccAACCATCAACGTGTCCATTCGCACCGGACAGCTGCCCGGGGACCCTCCGCTGTTCTTCAGAGAAGCTTTACCTGTTGATGGAGCTGGACGACAAATATTGCCCAG GCTGCAAGTGGTCCTTCTGCATGGCCAGGCCTTCACATCCAAAACATGGGAAGAACTCGGCACAATGGCCCTTCTGGCAACTAATGGATATCAGGCCTTAGCGATGGACCTGCCAG GGTATGGAAAATCGCCAGACTCAGAGGCTCTGAAGACGGACCAGAATCGGGTGGACCTCCTTTCGAGGTTCATGGAGTCTTTGGGTGTCAGGGCAGCCGTGCTTTTGAGCCCCTCCATGAGTGGACATTACTCCATCCCCTTCCTCATGAAGAACAGCGCTCAGCTACATGGCTTTATCCCCATAGCACCAGTTGGTACCCGAAGTTACACTCCACAGCAATACCAAAATATTCAG ACTCCCACTCTGATTGTGTTTGGAGCCCTGGACACAAATCTGGGTGCCCAGTCCCACAAGAACCTCATACAACTTCCACATCACTTTGTGCTGAAGTTGGAAGGAGCTCGCCATGCCTGCTACATGGACAAACCCAGAGAATTTCACCAAGGGTTGATCGACTTCCTCAGCAAACTCAAGTGA